From the genome of Blautia hydrogenotrophica DSM 10507:
GTGCCGCCCCTTTGCTCCGGCCCATACTGCGGTAGGAACATAGCCTGCTTATGATTCGCGCACGCCGTATATCCCAACAGTTTTCCAGTTACCATAACGCCTTGCCCGCCAAAACCGGCTATAATCATCTTTAATTCCATCTTTTTCACTCCTTTTCTTTAAATACGCCCAAAGGAAATGTTTTCAATGTGTTTTCCTGCATCCACTGAATGGTTTTTTCCGCTGACATCCCCCAATTTGTCGGACAGTTGGACATCAGTTCAATAAAGGAGAAACCTTTGTTCTCCAACTGGTTCTGGAATCCTTTGCGCAGCGCTCTTTTTGCTTCCTTGATGTGCGCCGGCGTGTCCAGCCCGCATCTCGCGATAAAGACAGGCGCTTCCAACTGGGAGAGGATCTCGCACATCTTCATAGGATAACCTTCCCGCTCCGGTTTTCTGCCATCCTGCGCGGTCGTTGCTCTCTGGCCTATCAGCGTCGTAGGCGCCATCTGTCCGCCTGTCATACCGTAAATACTGTTGTTTACGAATATAGACGTAATATTTTCGCCGCGATTGGCTGCATGCATAATTTCAGAAAGACCGATTGCAGCCAAGTCGCCGTCTCCCTGATAGCTGTAAACAAACCGTTCCGGTGCACAGCGCTTGATTCCCGTCGCAACGGCAGGCGCTCTGCCATGCAGTGAAACGACAAGGTCGGTATCAAAATGGAACACGCCCATAGAAGAACAGCCGATTGGCAGTACAGATGTGGTGCGCTCTTGGATTCCAAATTCGTCTATCAGCTCGCAAATTAATCTCGTCGCAACGCCATGCAGGCAGCCTGGGCAGTAGCCCGTTGCTCTGGGATTCATAGAGTTTGGTCTTGTATAAATTTTTTCCATTATTTCCACCCCTCCTATTCCTTCACCATTTTTTCGACTTCTTCCACTACTTCTTCCGTCGTAAAGATCATGCCAGCTGACCGACCGTAGCAATGAATCGGGATTCTGCCCTCCAGCCCAATTTTCAAGTCCTCGACAAGCTGTGCGGGAATAGACATCTCCAGGCAAAGTACTTTTTTCACTTTCTTTTCATCTAATTTTTGTAAAGATACGTATGGGAACGGATAAAGCGTAATTGGCCTAACTAAACCGACTTTGATGCCTTCTTCTCTCAGCATTTTAATCGCGCTTTTCGCAATTCTCGCGCTGGTTCCATATGCTGCGATGACATATTCCGCATCCTCCAGCATATACTCTTCGCTCATATACTCTTCCTGCTCCCATTTTTTGTACATCTGTTCCATTTTTTTGTTATACAATTCCTGTTCCGCTTCTACCGGCAGCATGGAAGTAATGACTTTACGTTTCGGATTCAAATATTTCGTCGCAAAGAAATGTAAATCTTCTCTTTGCACATCCTTCATGGGAGGCAGTTCCACCTGCTCCATCATAGAACCGATGCAGCCGTCCGCGGAAATCAATACAGGAGCTTGGTATTCCATCGCCTTGTCAAACGCTTTGTATGTAAAGTCCACCGCTTCCTGTACTGTTGCCGGAGCGTAAACCAACATACGGAAACCGCCATGTCCAGACGCCTTTGTCGCCTGCAAATAATCCATCTGCGCCGCTTGAATAGAACCGACGCCAGGGCCTCCGCGCATGATATTCACGACAACTGCCGGAAGTTCCGCACCTGCCAAAGAGGACAGACCTTCAGATTTTAAGCTCAGTCCCGGGCCGGAGGAAGAGGTCATCGCTCTCGTTCCTGTATAGGCTGCACCACATACCATATTCACAGACGCAACCTCGCTCTCACCCTGTACGAATACACCACCGACCTGAGGCAAACGTTTTGACATATATTCCGGAATTTCATTCTGCGGCGTAATAGGATAGCCTGCAAAAAAACGGCATCCTGCACGCACAGCTGCTTCCGCAATCGCTTCATTTCCTTTCATAAACAATTTTTCCATCCGTAACCCCTCCTCACTTATATACTTCGATCGCACCTTCTGGACACATTGTCGCACACATCTTGCAGCCAATACATCCTTTCGTCTCATCCGCTTCTACTGCGTCATATCCCATTTTGTTTGTATATTTCCCCACAAACAAAACATGCTTTGGACATACGTTGACGCACAGTTTACAGCTTTTGCAGTAGTCTTTGTTAATCTCTACTTCTGCCATCTTTTTTCCTCCTTAAATATTTTTTCAAGACTCGCCCGCGAGTCTTGGCGCGGGATTCGGGTCGGCATTCGCCGACATCATTCACCTTAGAATCCCTGCGCATCCTCGCAAAGCGTTTATCAGATGGGGGATTGACACCCGCCGCTGATACTGATTTCTTGCTCACCGCCTATAGCGGCAGGAGTCTTACCCATCTGATAAAAATTGAATCTGCGGTTTAAAAGAATAAACCGGCAGTTTCCAATTTGAAAACAATGCCTCGTCTACCCAATTAGGAATCATCAGAGCTTCGATTTGATATCCGGTACCGGAGAGCATTTTTTCCAGCATTCTCTGACCGTTTATCACGTCTTCTTCCTGCGTAGACTTTCCCAAATTGGGATTGCTGATAATATGGACGTTTTGAATCCGTCCTGCATTTCGGATACGATCCATGAAAAACAATATGTTGTCTTGGCTGCCTGAAAAATTCCGATAAGGATTGATGAGATAAAATACAATACAATCCTCTGCGTTCAGCCACTGCGAAAACTGCCCCAGTACGACAGCGCCCGCTTCGTTTCCGCCAACGTCCAGTATCTTAATCGCATCTTTGTTTTCCAGTTTTTGTACCATTCCATGCGGGACCAGCGGCATATCCATAAAATGTTCTCCG
Proteins encoded in this window:
- a CDS encoding thiamine pyrophosphate-dependent enzyme; amino-acid sequence: MEKIYTRPNSMNPRATGYCPGCLHGVATRLICELIDEFGIQERTTSVLPIGCSSMGVFHFDTDLVVSLHGRAPAVATGIKRCAPERFVYSYQGDGDLAAIGLSEIMHAANRGENITSIFVNNSIYGMTGGQMAPTTLIGQRATTAQDGRKPEREGYPMKMCEILSQLEAPVFIARCGLDTPAHIKEAKRALRKGFQNQLENKGFSFIELMSNCPTNWGMSAEKTIQWMQENTLKTFPLGVFKEKE
- the vorB gene encoding 3-methyl-2-oxobutanoate dehydrogenase subunit VorB; the encoded protein is MEKLFMKGNEAIAEAAVRAGCRFFAGYPITPQNEIPEYMSKRLPQVGGVFVQGESEVASVNMVCGAAYTGTRAMTSSSGPGLSLKSEGLSSLAGAELPAVVVNIMRGGPGVGSIQAAQMDYLQATKASGHGGFRMLVYAPATVQEAVDFTYKAFDKAMEYQAPVLISADGCIGSMMEQVELPPMKDVQREDLHFFATKYLNPKRKVITSMLPVEAEQELYNKKMEQMYKKWEQEEYMSEEYMLEDAEYVIAAYGTSARIAKSAIKMLREEGIKVGLVRPITLYPFPYVSLQKLDEKKVKKVLCLEMSIPAQLVEDLKIGLEGRIPIHCYGRSAGMIFTTEEVVEEVEKMVKE
- a CDS encoding 4Fe-4S binding protein gives rise to the protein MAEVEINKDYCKSCKLCVNVCPKHVLFVGKYTNKMGYDAVEADETKGCIGCKMCATMCPEGAIEVYK